A window of the Butyricimonas virosa genome harbors these coding sequences:
- the dacB gene encoding D-alanyl-D-alanine carboxypeptidase/D-alanyl-D-alanine-endopeptidase, translating to MKSGWLFFFMLISMASALGQIRTAGRNLWGRDEVKHAAIGVCVKNVETGQIVYEHNPQMALRPASVVKLLSSALALKREGDSLTYTTKFFYTGEIDEGRLFGNIVIQAGGDPTLDSKYFPKACFIDSLVSKVVNLGIKRIHGNIIVETEGEPASIPGSWPWEDVANYYGALYHSFNYRDNTYTINLKSGKPGTQTKIVSVVPSVPGIKLRNEVMASVKNVNDAWIYGGPEAATLLIQGMIPANRSSFAVKGAMHHPDACFRAELEKRLKEKGVLLDKQRIEEGERHALLSLDSPFLKDIVYYTNKNSVNLFAEALGELISPTDYARTVKVELSHIGIDSCGITLKDASGLSPANAVPAEVFTDLLIWAKGHLSDAFVSSLPRGNVDWGLRVYSDHPVLRENVIAKTGSMSGVRALAGYLKNQKGETLAFTILVNNYVGDPVKVQEIIRDLLKDIADK from the coding sequence ATGAAATCCGGCTGGCTGTTTTTTTTCATGCTGATTTCGATGGCCTCTGCATTAGGGCAAATTCGAACAGCGGGACGAAATTTGTGGGGAAGGGATGAAGTAAAACATGCAGCGATAGGGGTTTGCGTGAAGAACGTGGAGACGGGTCAAATTGTGTATGAGCATAACCCGCAGATGGCATTGCGTCCGGCCTCCGTGGTTAAGTTGCTTTCTTCTGCGTTAGCATTAAAACGGGAAGGGGATTCTTTAACTTACACAACAAAGTTTTTTTACACCGGGGAGATTGATGAGGGGAGACTTTTTGGAAACATTGTTATACAGGCGGGAGGTGATCCAACATTAGATTCAAAGTATTTTCCCAAAGCGTGTTTTATAGATAGTCTTGTTTCTAAAGTTGTGAATTTGGGGATCAAGCGAATTCATGGAAATATTATTGTAGAGACAGAGGGAGAACCAGCCAGTATTCCGGGGTCTTGGCCGTGGGAAGATGTGGCAAATTATTACGGGGCTCTCTATCATTCATTTAATTACCGGGATAATACGTATACGATAAACTTGAAATCAGGAAAACCTGGTACTCAAACCAAGATCGTGTCTGTTGTGCCTTCTGTTCCGGGGATAAAATTGCGGAACGAAGTCATGGCTTCTGTCAAGAATGTGAATGATGCGTGGATATATGGGGGGCCGGAGGCAGCGACGTTATTAATTCAGGGGATGATTCCAGCCAATCGTTCTTCTTTTGCGGTGAAGGGAGCTATGCATCATCCGGATGCTTGTTTTAGAGCTGAACTGGAAAAACGATTGAAGGAGAAAGGAGTTTTGTTGGATAAACAAAGGATAGAGGAGGGAGAACGTCATGCATTGTTGTCTTTGGATTCTCCTTTTTTGAAGGATATTGTTTATTATACTAATAAGAATAGCGTTAATCTTTTCGCCGAGGCTTTGGGCGAATTGATCAGTCCGACAGATTACGCAAGAACGGTAAAGGTAGAATTAAGTCATATCGGGATAGATTCATGTGGAATTACGTTGAAAGATGCCAGTGGTTTATCGCCGGCAAATGCTGTTCCGGCGGAGGTGTTCACGGATTTATTGATTTGGGCAAAGGGGCATTTAAGTGATGCTTTTGTTTCCTCATTACCACGAGGAAATGTGGATTGGGGATTACGAGTTTATTCCGATCATCCGGTTTTACGAGAGAATGTTATTGCTAAGACCGGCTCTATGTCCGGAGTCCGGGCTCTTGCTGGATACTTAAAAAATCAGAAGGGAGAAACGTTAGCTTTTACAATTCTTGTGAATAATTACGTGGGGGATCCCGTAAAGGTACAGGAGATTATTAGGGATTTATTGAAAGATATAGCAGATAAATGA
- a CDS encoding DUF5684 domain-containing protein: MLVSIIYLLIVVLLLVSMWKVYEKAGRQGWEGIIPIYNLYVMLQIINRPWWWLLIMIFVPIANIIFSIIALKEFLEKFGKGIGFTIATIFFPFITFPMLAFGDDQFKNE; this comes from the coding sequence ATGTTAGTATCTATCATTTACTTGCTTATTGTCGTATTATTGCTTGTTTCTATGTGGAAAGTGTACGAAAAAGCAGGAAGACAAGGTTGGGAAGGTATTATCCCTATTTACAATCTTTACGTAATGCTCCAAATCATTAACAGACCGTGGTGGTGGCTTTTGATCATGATTTTTGTTCCGATTGCAAACATCATCTTCTCTATCATAGCTTTAAAAGAATTCTTGGAGAAATTCGGAAAAGGTATTGGATTTACCATTGCAACTATTTTCTTTCCCTTTATCACTTTCCCGATGTTAGCATTCGGAGATGATCAGTTCAAGAATGAATAA
- the xseA gene encoding exodeoxyribonuclease VII large subunit — protein MEAIGLYQLNNLVKRELKNRFPDSFLVIAEIADVKENRSGHCYLELVEKREEDDAVIATARATIWAFTYRILRPYFETTTGKSLQKGIKVLVRAEIVFHELYGYSLNIKDIDPTFTVGDLERKRKEIIDRLTQEGVIDMNRELEFPMLPKTVAIISSPTAAGYGDFVDQLHRNVYGYVFHTKLFSAVMQGEKTTESIIAALERIYEYESLFDVVVIIRGGGSQTDLGSFDSYELAANVAQFPIPILAGIGHERDETIVDRVAYRSVKTPTAAAAFLIECFNEVDRVLEDAKETLVRETRRILQEERTRQVVRITEFKQFTRLFLEGQANNLTLSSQRVEHASRLFVQNRINGLNQLKMRVEGMVGALFERQRNRLDDMQKTMVHKTTELFTANRYFLELVETKMKYVDPKNILEKGFSITRVNGKAVRETNRVKKGDVLETELFKGVIRSEIKDIETNI, from the coding sequence ATGGAGGCTATTGGATTGTACCAATTGAATAATTTGGTGAAACGGGAGTTAAAGAATCGTTTCCCGGACAGTTTTTTGGTGATAGCCGAGATTGCTGATGTGAAAGAAAATCGATCTGGGCATTGTTATCTGGAGTTGGTGGAGAAGAGGGAGGAAGATGATGCGGTGATTGCCACAGCTCGGGCTACGATATGGGCGTTTACCTATCGGATTCTAAGGCCTTATTTTGAAACAACCACGGGAAAATCTTTACAGAAAGGGATCAAGGTACTAGTTCGTGCGGAGATCGTTTTTCATGAGTTGTACGGGTATTCCTTAAATATAAAAGATATTGATCCGACTTTCACGGTTGGAGATCTGGAGCGTAAACGTAAAGAGATTATTGATCGATTGACGCAAGAGGGGGTAATTGATATGAATCGGGAACTGGAATTTCCGATGTTGCCGAAGACTGTGGCTATTATATCTTCTCCTACGGCTGCCGGATATGGTGATTTCGTGGATCAGTTACATCGTAATGTTTATGGGTATGTTTTTCATACCAAGTTGTTTTCTGCCGTTATGCAGGGGGAAAAAACAACAGAATCTATTATTGCTGCCTTGGAAAGAATTTACGAGTATGAATCACTTTTTGATGTGGTAGTGATTATTCGAGGGGGTGGTTCACAAACGGATTTGGGTAGTTTTGATTCCTACGAACTGGCTGCTAACGTGGCGCAGTTTCCTATTCCTATTCTTGCAGGTATTGGACATGAACGAGATGAAACGATCGTGGACCGGGTGGCTTATCGGAGTGTGAAGACACCAACGGCAGCGGCGGCTTTTTTGATCGAGTGCTTTAACGAGGTGGATCGGGTATTGGAGGACGCTAAGGAAACCTTGGTAAGAGAGACTAGAAGAATTTTGCAAGAAGAAAGAACTCGTCAGGTAGTACGAATCACAGAGTTCAAGCAATTTACCCGTCTGTTTTTAGAGGGGCAGGCAAATAATTTGACCTTGTCGTCCCAGAGAGTAGAACATGCCTCAAGGCTTTTTGTACAGAATCGGATTAATGGATTGAATCAATTGAAAATGAGGGTAGAAGGGATGGTTGGGGCCTTGTTTGAGCGTCAGAGGAATCGTTTGGACGATATGCAAAAGACGATGGTACATAAAACAACAGAATTGTTTACGGCTAATCGTTATTTTCTGGAGTTGGTAGAAACGAAAATGAAGTATGTTGATCCGAAAAATATACTGGAAAAAGGGTTTTCTATTACTCGTGTCAACGGAAAGGCGGTTCGGGAGACGAATCGTGTGAAGAAAGGGGATGTGCTTGAAACAGAGTTATTCAAGGGAGTTATTCGAAGTGAAATTAAAGATATTGAAACAAACATCTAA
- a CDS encoding DEAD/DEAH box helicase: MEKFRELGLDGEILKGIADLGFETPSPVQEKAIPVILGEENDLVVLAQTGTGKTAAFGLPLLQKINPEWNSVQILVLSPTRELCMQIGSDLKKYSKYLPDIRVTCVYGGTDIRRQMKELQKGVHVVVATPGRLVDLLNRKALNIETVFAVVLDEADEMLNMGFQEDLDFILSNTPKDKNTYLFSATMPKEVERIARNYLVNQKEISVGKKNQGADTVSHQYYMVRAKDCYETLRRIVDCSPSMYAIIFTRTKNDAQDIAKHLQRDGIDCDALHGDLSQAQRDNVMNAFRAKRLKVLVATDVAARGLDVDCLTHVINYNLPEDVESYTHRSGRTGRAGKEGISIAIIHSKEKGKLRRIEGILKKKFEYKQVPVGEEICRAQLAFYADKILASEDQEDMDLYAPDVYEKFAELTKEELIQHLVSYEFGKLLKKYKNTADLNISEDDRGGRSERGERGDRGDRRDRRGRGEETVYSTFMLNVGREDGLTPRDLMGLINKYSRRRGIGVGGIRIFDTDTKFEIDEESASDFAVDFSKVLFNGIPLEIKAIPTRDNGRRRDDRSRGGFSGRRERRDRDKRDSRGGGRREEKSGGKRRGRPGSDPKKPRNFNRSSSRD, encoded by the coding sequence ATGGAAAAATTTAGAGAATTAGGATTAGACGGGGAAATTCTTAAAGGAATTGCAGATTTAGGGTTTGAAACACCGAGTCCGGTACAAGAGAAGGCCATCCCTGTTATTTTGGGCGAAGAAAATGATTTGGTTGTGTTAGCCCAGACCGGGACGGGAAAAACAGCGGCTTTCGGATTGCCGTTATTACAGAAAATAAATCCGGAATGGAATAGCGTGCAGATATTGGTTCTGAGTCCCACACGTGAGTTGTGTATGCAGATCGGGAGTGACTTGAAAAAATATTCAAAGTATCTTCCGGATATTCGTGTGACCTGTGTGTACGGGGGTACGGATATTAGAAGGCAAATGAAAGAGTTACAGAAGGGGGTACACGTGGTTGTGGCCACTCCGGGACGTTTGGTTGACTTGTTGAACCGGAAGGCATTGAATATCGAGACCGTGTTTGCTGTCGTGCTGGATGAGGCCGACGAGATGTTGAACATGGGATTCCAGGAAGATCTGGACTTTATCTTGAGTAACACGCCTAAGGATAAAAATACATATTTGTTTTCGGCGACAATGCCGAAAGAGGTAGAGCGGATTGCTCGGAATTATCTGGTGAACCAGAAGGAGATTTCTGTGGGTAAGAAGAATCAGGGTGCAGACACGGTGTCTCATCAATATTATATGGTTCGTGCGAAAGATTGTTACGAGACGTTACGTCGAATTGTGGATTGCTCTCCCAGTATGTACGCTATTATTTTTACCCGAACGAAGAATGATGCGCAGGATATAGCGAAACATTTGCAGCGTGACGGAATTGATTGCGATGCATTACATGGGGATCTGAGTCAAGCACAGCGGGATAACGTGATGAACGCTTTCCGGGCGAAACGATTGAAAGTGTTGGTGGCAACCGATGTGGCAGCCCGTGGGTTGGATGTGGATTGCTTGACGCACGTGATCAATTACAATTTGCCGGAAGACGTGGAGAGTTACACGCATCGTAGCGGTAGAACGGGACGTGCCGGAAAGGAAGGAATCTCTATTGCGATTATTCACTCGAAAGAGAAAGGAAAATTGCGTCGGATTGAAGGTATCTTGAAAAAGAAGTTCGAGTACAAGCAAGTTCCTGTAGGTGAGGAGATTTGCCGGGCTCAGTTGGCATTCTATGCAGATAAGATTTTAGCATCGGAGGATCAAGAGGATATGGATCTGTATGCTCCGGATGTGTACGAAAAGTTCGCAGAGCTGACGAAAGAAGAGTTGATTCAACATTTGGTATCCTACGAGTTCGGTAAGCTACTGAAGAAGTATAAGAATACAGCTGATTTGAATATTAGCGAGGATGACCGTGGAGGTCGTTCAGAGCGAGGTGAACGTGGTGATCGGGGTGATAGGCGTGATCGTCGGGGACGTGGAGAAGAGACTGTGTACAGCACGTTTATGCTGAATGTCGGTCGGGAAGATGGGCTGACACCTCGTGATTTGATGGGCTTGATTAATAAGTATTCTCGTCGTCGGGGGATTGGTGTTGGAGGTATTCGTATTTTTGATACAGATACTAAATTCGAGATTGACGAGGAGAGTGCATCTGATTTCGCCGTAGATTTCAGCAAGGTTCTCTTTAATGGTATTCCATTGGAGATAAAGGCTATCCCGACTCGGGATAATGGACGTCGTCGGGATGATCGAAGTCGAGGCGGCTTTTCCGGAAGACGGGAACGTCGTGATCGGGACAAACGAGATAGCCGAGGTGGCGGACGTCGGGAAGAAAAGAGTGGTGGAAAGAGAAGAGGAAGACCGGGAAGTGATCCGAAAAAGCCGAGAAATTTCAATAGATCGTCTTCTCGCGACTAG
- the xseB gene encoding exodeoxyribonuclease VII small subunit, producing MEEKLTYKSAMEEIESLVKLLEENKLDVDELSEKVKRMAVLVEFCKGKLHRTEEDVNNVLKSITE from the coding sequence ATGGAAGAAAAATTGACATATAAATCCGCTATGGAGGAGATAGAAAGTTTGGTGAAGTTGTTGGAAGAAAATAAGTTGGATGTGGATGAGTTGAGCGAGAAAGTAAAACGGATGGCGGTACTTGTTGAGTTTTGTAAGGGCAAATTACATCGGACGGAAGAGGATGTAAATAATGTGTTGAAATCAATTACCGAGTGA
- the yihA gene encoding ribosome biogenesis GTP-binding protein YihA/YsxC — protein sequence MEIKSANFVISNTDVKKCPDPDRHEYAFIGRSNVGKSSLINMLTNYSKLAKTSSSPGKTQLINHFLINDEWYLVDLPGYGYARTSKSQRGQFSSMIKNYILKRESMVCLFVLIDSRHDPLKIDLDFMEWLGENGVPFVMVFTKADKLTTTERMNCIAKYQEKMKDTWESMPMAFITSAETKLGRVELLSYISELNRLELE from the coding sequence ATGGAAATTAAGAGTGCCAATTTTGTGATAAGTAACACGGATGTGAAGAAGTGTCCGGATCCGGATCGACACGAATATGCGTTTATCGGGAGATCGAACGTGGGGAAATCTTCGTTGATTAATATGTTGACGAATTACAGTAAACTGGCCAAGACATCCAGCAGTCCGGGAAAGACACAGTTGATCAATCATTTTTTGATTAATGATGAATGGTATCTGGTGGATTTACCCGGATATGGGTATGCCAGAACATCTAAATCTCAGCGAGGACAATTCAGTTCTATGATAAAGAATTACATTTTAAAACGGGAGAGCATGGTATGTCTTTTCGTGTTGATTGACAGCCGGCACGATCCATTAAAGATAGACCTTGATTTTATGGAGTGGCTGGGAGAAAATGGGGTGCCTTTTGTTATGGTCTTCACGAAGGCTGATAAGTTGACGACCACGGAACGAATGAATTGTATTGCCAAATATCAGGAAAAGATGAAAGATACATGGGAAAGTATGCCCATGGCGTTTATTACTTCTGCTGAAACGAAATTGGGACGGGTGGAGTTACTGTCTTATATTTCTGAGTTGAATAGATTAGAACTGGAATAA